The following are encoded in a window of Chloroflexia bacterium SDU3-3 genomic DNA:
- a CDS encoding DHA2 family efflux MFS transporter permease subunit, whose amino-acid sequence MSSATTPRRSFVERFQSLDYKWLVSISVIFGLFMAVLDATIVNIAMAKFQAVFGATLADAQWIITAYTLAQTVSIPIFGYLADRYGTKWIYIISLGLFTIASMLCGLSWSLGSMIFFRVLQGLGGGALMPLGLAQVYAVFPPSQRGLAAATIGIPVLLAPAFGPTLGGYIVEYTDWRLIFYINVPVGILGVFMCATILRNDNVNANAKIDLPGVLLSTLAFASLVYGIGEAASDGWGSTKVVGFSVFGTICLVLLIFFELRSADPLLDFSLFKSWNWTSANLITWIITFALFGALFLVPIYLQSLRGLTPIQSGLVLLPSSLITVIALPLSGQVVDRFGPKVAIVIGLATLTLAGWLLTHLTLTTPTLTLQLWLVARSIGMGFSNQPANVIALSDIPPQKLARASSFFNLMRQVASAFSTSFLATYVQDQAKPHFAHLAETTNPSSPMYFYVRNAVSAAALRGENTLKTQALVVKQLVGQMQLQASIMAYRDALLLITVFAAVAVVLSLFVGNPRGHSGSAEMVME is encoded by the coding sequence ATGAGTAGCGCGACAACTCCGAGGCGCTCGTTCGTCGAGCGCTTCCAGAGCCTTGACTATAAGTGGCTGGTCTCGATCTCGGTGATCTTCGGCCTGTTTATGGCCGTGCTTGACGCCACGATCGTCAATATCGCTATGGCCAAGTTCCAGGCTGTGTTCGGCGCAACCCTGGCCGATGCACAGTGGATCATCACGGCCTACACCCTGGCGCAGACCGTCAGCATCCCGATCTTCGGCTACCTGGCTGATCGCTACGGCACCAAGTGGATCTATATCATATCGCTGGGCCTGTTTACCATCGCATCTATGCTGTGCGGCCTCTCGTGGAGCCTGGGCAGCATGATCTTCTTCCGCGTGCTCCAGGGCCTGGGCGGCGGCGCGCTGATGCCGCTGGGCCTCGCCCAGGTCTACGCGGTGTTCCCGCCCTCGCAGCGTGGCCTGGCGGCAGCCACCATCGGCATCCCGGTGCTGCTGGCCCCGGCCTTCGGCCCCACGCTTGGCGGCTACATCGTGGAGTACACCGACTGGCGGCTGATCTTCTATATCAATGTGCCGGTCGGCATCCTTGGCGTGTTCATGTGCGCTACCATCCTGCGCAACGATAACGTCAACGCGAACGCCAAGATCGACCTTCCCGGCGTGCTGCTCTCGACCCTAGCCTTCGCATCGCTGGTCTACGGTATAGGCGAGGCGGCCAGCGACGGCTGGGGGTCGACCAAGGTCGTTGGGTTCAGCGTGTTTGGCACGATCTGCCTAGTGCTGCTGATCTTCTTCGAGCTGCGCTCGGCAGACCCGCTGCTCGATTTCTCGCTGTTCAAAAGCTGGAACTGGACCAGCGCCAACCTGATCACCTGGATCATTACCTTTGCTCTCTTCGGCGCGCTCTTTCTGGTGCCGATCTATCTTCAGAGCCTGCGCGGCCTTACGCCCATCCAGTCGGGCCTGGTGCTGCTGCCATCCTCGCTGATCACCGTGATCGCGCTGCCGCTCTCGGGGCAGGTGGTGGACCGCTTCGGGCCGAAGGTGGCGATTGTGATCGGTTTGGCCACGCTGACACTGGCTGGCTGGCTGCTCACCCACCTCACGCTCACCACGCCCACGCTCACGCTCCAGCTCTGGCTGGTGGCGCGCAGCATCGGCATGGGCTTCAGCAACCAGCCCGCCAACGTGATCGCGCTGAGCGATATCCCGCCGCAGAAGCTGGCGCGCGCCTCGTCGTTCTTCAACCTGATGCGGCAGGTGGCCTCGGCGTTCAGCACCTCGTTCCTGGCCACCTATGTGCAGGATCAGGCCAAGCCGCACTTCGCGCACCTGGCCGAGACCACCAACCCATCCTCGCCGATGTACTTCTACGTGCGCAACGCGGTCTCGGCGGCGGCGCTGCGCGGCGAGAATACCCTGAAGACCCAGGCGCTGGTGGTGAAGCAGCTGGTGGGCCAGATGCAGCTCCAGGCCTCGATCATGGCCTACCGCGACGCGCTGCTGCTGATCACGGTGTTTGCGGCGGTGGCGGTGGTGCTCTCGCTGTTCGTCGGCAACCCGCGCGGCCACAGTGGCTCAGCCGAGATGGTGATGGAGTAG
- a CDS encoding HlyD family efflux transporter periplasmic adaptor subunit: MNRAPKKQIAVAVLAGALSTQLAACGANVATSAPARQPSATAIAAPAPSLGLSSGISLIGEVKAAQDANLNFQVAGTVAQVLVKEGDQVKKDQLLAVLDTRSFDEKVAQAQAALEVAQAQVQAAQAQQQVAKAQQSALNDPPKPAQVQAAKAQVQAAQIALKQAQTGQSQNVVSAQAGLTASQDTLQSTKDKLSRAKTSAEAAVDQYALALQQAQAAYASAKSNWDFIQDTGKNPVTPDTVSPTTGKKSPNKVSESQRQQYYAAYVQAEAAMHQAEQKLEQARIDAEQARQAEVVGVQTAEQQVTQAQAALAKVDMPADQDSAASARANLALAQANLANLQPDPRPSDKAKTEAGVAAADAAVAVAEANVRQAESALKQAQLSRSYAEIRAPYDGTIAQVNVDPSDASTAGGSAAIRMLDQSTLKVEVQVSDVDIQRVSVGQQATVHVDSTPDITYTGKVVSIAPEATVQGGGRSFLTRIELDPQSKLHPGMQVVVDLPTE; this comes from the coding sequence ATGAATCGCGCACCCAAGAAGCAGATAGCCGTGGCGGTGCTGGCTGGCGCTCTTTCCACCCAGCTGGCCGCATGCGGCGCAAATGTCGCCACATCGGCACCGGCGCGCCAGCCCAGCGCCACCGCCATCGCAGCGCCTGCCCCCAGCCTTGGCCTCAGCTCGGGCATCAGCCTGATCGGCGAGGTGAAGGCCGCCCAGGATGCCAACCTGAACTTCCAGGTGGCGGGCACCGTCGCCCAAGTGCTGGTGAAGGAGGGCGACCAGGTGAAAAAAGATCAGCTGCTGGCCGTGCTGGACACCCGCAGCTTCGATGAGAAGGTGGCCCAGGCCCAGGCCGCGCTGGAGGTGGCCCAGGCCCAGGTGCAGGCCGCCCAGGCTCAGCAGCAGGTGGCCAAGGCCCAGCAGTCGGCCCTGAACGATCCGCCCAAGCCCGCCCAAGTGCAGGCCGCCAAGGCCCAGGTGCAGGCCGCGCAGATCGCGCTCAAGCAGGCCCAGACCGGCCAGAGCCAGAACGTGGTCAGCGCCCAGGCCGGGCTCACCGCCTCGCAGGACACGCTGCAGTCCACCAAGGACAAGCTCTCGCGCGCCAAGACCTCTGCCGAGGCCGCTGTCGACCAGTACGCTCTGGCCCTGCAGCAGGCCCAGGCCGCCTACGCCAGCGCCAAGAGCAACTGGGATTTCATCCAAGATACCGGCAAGAACCCGGTGACGCCCGACACTGTCAGCCCCACCACCGGCAAGAAGTCGCCGAACAAAGTCTCCGAGTCGCAGCGCCAGCAGTACTACGCCGCCTACGTGCAGGCCGAGGCCGCCATGCACCAGGCCGAGCAGAAGCTGGAGCAGGCCAGGATCGATGCCGAGCAGGCCCGCCAGGCCGAGGTCGTGGGCGTGCAGACCGCCGAGCAGCAGGTGACGCAGGCCCAGGCCGCCCTGGCCAAGGTCGATATGCCCGCCGACCAGGACAGCGCCGCCAGCGCGCGGGCCAACCTGGCGCTGGCCCAGGCCAACCTGGCCAACCTGCAGCCCGACCCGCGCCCATCCGACAAGGCCAAGACCGAGGCTGGTGTGGCCGCCGCCGACGCCGCCGTGGCGGTGGCCGAGGCCAATGTGCGCCAGGCCGAGTCGGCGCTCAAGCAGGCCCAGCTCAGCCGCTCCTACGCCGAGATCCGCGCCCCCTACGATGGCACCATCGCCCAGGTGAACGTGGACCCATCCGACGCCAGCACCGCAGGCGGCAGCGCAGCCATCCGCATGCTCGACCAGAGCACCCTGAAGGTGGAGGTGCAGGTGAGCGATGTGGACATCCAGCGCGTCTCGGTGGGCCAGCAGGCCACCGTCCACGTCGACTCGACCCCCGACATCACCTACACCGGCAAGGTGGTCTCCATCGCGCCCGAGGCGACGGTGCAGGGCGGCGGGCGCTCGTTCCTCACGCGGATCGAGCTTGACCCCCAGAGCAAGCTGCACCCCGGCATGCAGGTAGTGGTCGATCTTCCGACCGAATAG
- a CDS encoding HlyD family efflux transporter periplasmic adaptor subunit codes for MSAETSAPTAASARPAASGRRLVIGIVLGAVVIAAAFFGFRYWQDSTLYVTTEDAMVDSNMVSVAPLGSGTLTIWRIRPGDAVRAGQVLGTVKPASGSAYINVTAPIDGTILRVDGKEGQVVSQGQSLAYVANLSAMHITAYIDETSIHKVHTGQQVEVTVDATGGQVYVGTVSEVLPAAASTFALIPSSDRANGNFTKVTQRVEVHIDIGSTENTLLYPGENAFVRIRTA; via the coding sequence ATGTCGGCAGAAACTTCTGCGCCCACTGCAGCCAGTGCGCGGCCAGCTGCCTCGGGGCGGCGGCTGGTGATCGGCATTGTGCTTGGAGCCGTGGTCATCGCCGCCGCGTTCTTCGGCTTCCGCTACTGGCAAGATTCGACGCTCTATGTCACCACCGAGGACGCCATGGTCGACTCGAACATGGTCTCGGTCGCCCCGCTTGGCTCGGGCACGCTCACGATCTGGCGCATCAGGCCGGGCGACGCGGTGCGCGCCGGGCAGGTGCTCGGCACCGTCAAGCCCGCCAGCGGCTCGGCCTACATCAATGTCACCGCGCCGATCGACGGCACCATCCTGCGCGTCGATGGCAAAGAGGGCCAAGTGGTGAGCCAGGGCCAGAGCCTGGCCTACGTGGCCAACCTCAGCGCTATGCACATTACCGCTTATATCGATGAGACATCCATCCACAAGGTCCACACCGGCCAGCAGGTCGAGGTGACGGTGGATGCGACCGGCGGCCAGGTCTATGTCGGCACCGTCAGCGAGGTGTTGCCCGCCGCCGCCAGCACCTTCGCGCTCATCCCATCCAGCGACCGCGCCAACGGCAACTTCACCAAGGTGACCCAGCGCGTGGAGGTGCACATCGACATCGGCTCGACCGAGAACACCCTGCTGTACCCTGGCGAGAACGCGTTCGTGCGCATCCGCACCGCGTAA
- a CDS encoding ATP-binding cassette domain-containing protein: MCARKHSMLSGPALSAGRSIHGRIITLRALFMDPVSLAVEICRLSTSLAATPTAALHHVSLAIPVGQVFGILGGAHVGKSALLQVLAGSLPVESGSVVLGGVDLAARRDQALAGVRAALLPAARPEGDPKLLDYVSADAQVSGAQAERMLRSLGLWRRRRERMGRLSAALRHAVGVVRALAASPPILLLDEPGAGLAPAAAQTLQGQIAEHARSAASTVVLATARLDLARRLCDRYALLDAGRLVAQLSSAELAEAAELGWYTIVVRGYVEPRWSERLSGLAIHHESGMTTLSGILVDQVSLNGILNKIYSLGLTLVSVRSTPMDAARLGEYLARRTSAAYAERCLPMDYIA, translated from the coding sequence ATGTGCGCCCGAAAACACAGTATGCTGTCAGGCCCCGCCCTGTCGGCAGGCCGCAGCATACACGGGCGAATTATAACACTACGGGCGCTCTTTATGGACCCTGTCTCTTTGGCTGTAGAAATATGCAGGCTCTCCACGTCGCTGGCTGCCACCCCAACGGCGGCGCTGCACCATGTCTCGCTGGCCATCCCGGTGGGCCAGGTGTTCGGTATCCTGGGCGGGGCGCATGTGGGCAAGAGCGCCCTGCTGCAGGTGCTGGCGGGCAGCCTGCCGGTCGAGTCGGGCAGCGTGGTGCTGGGCGGCGTGGATCTGGCCGCGCGGCGCGACCAAGCGCTGGCGGGTGTTCGGGCGGCCCTGCTGCCCGCCGCCCGCCCCGAGGGCGACCCCAAGCTGCTCGACTATGTATCCGCCGACGCCCAGGTCTCCGGCGCGCAGGCCGAGCGCATGCTGCGCTCGCTGGGGCTGTGGCGGCGGCGGCGCGAGCGCATGGGCAGGCTCTCGGCGGCGCTGCGGCACGCCGTGGGCGTGGTGCGCGCGCTGGCGGCCAGCCCGCCCATCCTGCTGCTGGATGAGCCGGGGGCCGGTCTGGCCCCGGCGGCGGCGCAGACCCTGCAGGGTCAGATCGCCGAGCACGCCCGCAGCGCCGCCAGCACGGTGGTGCTGGCCACCGCCCGGCTCGATCTGGCGCGGCGGCTCTGCGACCGCTACGCGCTGCTTGACGCGGGGCGTCTGGTGGCCCAGCTGTCGAGCGCCGAGCTTGCCGAGGCGGCAGAGCTTGGCTGGTACACCATCGTGGTGCGCGGCTACGTCGAGCCGCGCTGGTCCGAGCGCCTGAGCGGCCTAGCCATCCACCACGAGTCCGGCATGACCACGCTCTCGGGCATACTGGTCGATCAGGTGTCGCTCAACGGCATTCTGAACAAGATCTATAGCCTGGGCCTCACCCTGGTGTCGGTGCGGTCCACCCCCATGGATGCCGCGCGCCTCGGGGAGTACCTGGCCCGCCGCACGTCGGCTGCGTATGCAGAACGCTGCCTGCCCATGGACTATATCGCCTAA
- a CDS encoding AAA family ATPase: MAQTIHVVVDLGQGGRGEKMYTFFARAARGTSRCAAQDENGTMLADLHTLDAHLSQHPLLASLLRTKLIPPEPRPDLVARSRVSQLLNVSAARRYTLVAAPAGFGKTTALSTWAREARQRVAWVGLDASDSDPMRFWAYVIAAMSVFVPALTGQALDLLQSASQITLLESLTSAIIAALGAQADPLVLVLDDYHLIEAAATHSSLAFLLAHAPPQLHLMVASRRDPPLNLARERARGSLAELRAADLRFTVDEAGDLLNTVGVRLSQAEITTLAARTEGWIAGLQLVALALPEQASIPQFIGSLRGSDRYILDYLVDEVLAHQPPEVQSFLLKTSILQRLSASLCEAVTAEPNAQQMLEQLEQSNLFIDPLDRDRGWYRYHQLFAEFLQARLGQLYRSELPGLHLRAAQWYLAHQMRTEALEHALQSSDQRLAAQLIADNATTMLPDGEMHQLLRWIDALDDEAMRAVPRLYIIQFWALATTSQFDAAEKQLLHTEPLLMQIIESGEMDDAKRELRGELHLLRAAFALMHGNIEQANAYGKQAQGMLSPSNRFMQILITWLKGFQAILNRDIELATATFTKALETGYGSGNAAIALAAVYGLSYLQIINGNLQSASSLLQMAVRRFETTNRTPSPVASLIYLVLSKVLREHNALDEAQRTAETSIQLAQRWGNIHILVETHINLARVQRAQGQLDVALETTWEAYSFLDQLTNTAWLRMNITSERIRILLAKGELDEISTRVEFYRMHIGTLRRKDTLTMPLRRELEVLIYTRMLLAQAAGGAAPAALAEANELLAEVQQRVVESGPKERLIEVMALQAIAARIGGDQPQAMALIGEALRQAAPGGFIRVFADEGAQAHLLIKGYHELLAQGRAPVAVDPGYVRALLGAFPQALPAPQEPPAPPRASGGILSERELDVLRLVATGAATSQIAEALVIAPGTVKRHLHSIYGKLDARNRTQVLERARALRLID, from the coding sequence ATGGCCCAAACGATACATGTTGTGGTTGATCTTGGCCAGGGCGGGCGCGGCGAAAAGATGTACACCTTTTTTGCCAGAGCGGCGCGAGGTACATCGCGCTGCGCGGCCCAGGATGAGAACGGCACTATGCTTGCGGATCTGCACACGCTCGACGCGCATCTCTCCCAGCACCCGCTGCTGGCATCGCTGCTGCGCACCAAGCTCATCCCACCCGAGCCACGGCCCGATCTGGTGGCGCGCTCGCGGGTGAGCCAGCTGCTCAACGTGAGCGCGGCGCGGCGCTACACCCTGGTGGCCGCACCAGCTGGCTTTGGCAAGACCACCGCGCTCAGCACGTGGGCGCGCGAGGCGCGGCAGCGCGTGGCCTGGGTGGGGCTGGATGCCAGCGACAGCGACCCCATGCGCTTCTGGGCCTACGTGATCGCGGCGATGAGCGTGTTTGTACCTGCGCTCACCGGGCAGGCGCTCGACCTGCTGCAGTCGGCGTCGCAGATCACGCTGCTGGAAAGCCTGACGTCGGCGATCATCGCCGCGCTGGGCGCGCAGGCCGATCCGCTGGTGCTGGTGCTAGATGACTACCACCTGATCGAGGCCGCCGCCACCCACAGCTCGCTGGCCTTCCTGCTCGCCCACGCCCCGCCCCAGCTGCACCTGATGGTGGCCAGCCGCCGCGACCCGCCGCTCAACCTGGCCCGCGAGCGGGCGCGCGGCAGCCTAGCCGAGCTGCGCGCCGCCGACCTGCGCTTCACCGTGGATGAGGCCGGCGACCTGCTGAACACCGTCGGCGTGCGCCTGAGCCAGGCCGAGATCACCACGCTGGCCGCACGCACCGAGGGCTGGATCGCCGGGCTGCAGCTGGTGGCCCTGGCCCTGCCCGAGCAGGCCAGCATCCCGCAGTTCATCGGCTCGCTGCGCGGCAGCGACCGCTACATCCTGGACTATCTGGTGGATGAGGTGCTGGCCCACCAGCCGCCCGAGGTGCAATCCTTCCTGCTCAAAACATCCATCCTGCAGCGCCTGAGCGCATCGCTCTGCGAGGCCGTGACGGCGGAGCCAAACGCCCAGCAGATGCTGGAGCAGCTGGAGCAGAGCAACCTGTTCATCGACCCGCTCGACCGCGACCGTGGCTGGTACCGCTACCACCAGCTGTTCGCCGAGTTCCTGCAGGCCCGGCTGGGCCAGCTCTACCGCAGCGAGCTGCCCGGCCTGCACCTGCGCGCGGCCCAGTGGTACCTGGCGCACCAGATGCGCACCGAGGCGCTAGAGCACGCCCTGCAGAGCAGCGACCAGCGCCTGGCCGCCCAGCTGATCGCCGACAACGCCACCACCATGCTGCCCGACGGCGAGATGCACCAGCTGCTGCGCTGGATCGACGCACTGGACGACGAGGCCATGCGCGCGGTGCCTCGGCTCTACATCATCCAGTTCTGGGCGCTGGCCACCACCTCGCAGTTCGACGCCGCCGAGAAGCAGCTGCTGCACACCGAGCCGCTGCTGATGCAGATTATCGAGAGCGGCGAGATGGATGACGCCAAGCGCGAGCTGCGGGGCGAGCTGCACCTGCTGCGGGCCGCATTCGCCCTGATGCACGGCAATATCGAGCAGGCCAACGCCTACGGCAAACAGGCCCAGGGCATGCTCTCGCCCAGCAACCGCTTCATGCAGATCTTGATCACCTGGCTGAAGGGGTTTCAGGCCATCCTCAACCGCGACATCGAGCTGGCCACCGCCACCTTCACCAAGGCGCTTGAGACCGGCTACGGCAGCGGCAACGCCGCGATCGCCCTGGCCGCCGTCTACGGCCTGAGCTACCTGCAGATCATCAACGGCAACCTGCAGAGCGCCAGCTCGCTGCTGCAGATGGCCGTGCGCCGCTTCGAGACCACCAACCGCACGCCCTCGCCGGTGGCCAGCCTGATCTACCTGGTGCTGAGCAAGGTGCTGCGCGAGCACAACGCGCTGGATGAGGCCCAGCGCACCGCCGAGACCAGCATCCAGCTGGCGCAGCGCTGGGGCAACATCCACATCCTGGTGGAGACGCACATCAACCTGGCGCGCGTCCAGCGCGCCCAGGGCCAACTCGACGTGGCGCTGGAGACGACATGGGAGGCCTACAGCTTCCTCGACCAGCTGACCAACACCGCGTGGCTGCGCATGAACATCACATCCGAGCGCATCCGCATCCTGCTGGCCAAGGGCGAGCTTGATGAGATCAGCACGCGCGTGGAGTTCTACCGCATGCACATCGGCACGCTGCGCCGCAAGGACACGCTGACCATGCCGCTGCGCCGCGAGCTAGAGGTGCTGATCTACACCCGCATGCTGCTGGCCCAGGCGGCAGGCGGTGCCGCGCCCGCCGCGCTGGCCGAGGCCAACGAGCTGCTGGCCGAGGTGCAGCAGCGCGTGGTGGAGTCGGGGCCGAAGGAGCGGCTGATCGAGGTGATGGCGCTGCAGGCGATCGCGGCGAGGATCGGCGGCGACCAGCCGCAGGCGATGGCGCTGATCGGGGAGGCGCTGCGCCAGGCCGCGCCGGGGGGGTTCATCCGAGTCTTCGCCGACGAGGGCGCGCAGGCCCACCTGCTGATCAAAGGCTACCACGAGCTGCTGGCCCAGGGGCGCGCGCCGGTGGCGGTCGACCCCGGCTACGTGCGCGCGCTGCTGGGCGCGTTCCCCCAGGCGCTGCCCGCACCGCAGGAGCCGCCTGCCCCGCCGCGCGCCTCGGGCGGCATCCTCAGCGAGCGCGAGCTGGATGTGCTGCGGCTGGTGGCCACTGGCGCAGCCACCAGCCAGATCGCCGAGGCGCTGGTGATCGCCCCCGGCACCGTGAAGCGCCACCTGCACAGCATCTACGGCAAGCTGGATGCGCGCAACCGCACCCAGGTGCTTGAGCGCGCCCGCGCCCTGCGGCTGATCGACTAG
- a CDS encoding TIGR03943 family protein yields the protein MTTYQRREQLPICWPALIETALLGLTGVMLLAKASHGGLAYYINPRYTLLVQGAALLLIAMGLGRVRGIFSESPELLAGRAPAYMLLAIPLLLGTFTPAQPLGAASLAGRADALGGFQQGRLAQGDTRMWDLLDWGIAASTQQLPEAGAPAYVEGFVFRPRGSQVVYVARYVVACCAADASAVGMPLVGAGVDALADDQWVAVDGVLSSTLVDGEVRPAIAARAIRPIALPGDPYLSPR from the coding sequence ATGACCACCTACCAGCGACGCGAGCAGCTGCCGATCTGCTGGCCTGCCCTGATCGAGACCGCGCTGCTGGGCCTCACTGGCGTGATGCTGCTGGCCAAGGCATCCCACGGCGGGCTAGCCTACTACATCAACCCGCGCTACACGCTGCTGGTGCAGGGCGCGGCGCTGCTGCTGATCGCCATGGGCCTGGGGCGCGTGCGTGGCATTTTTAGCGAGTCGCCCGAGCTGCTGGCGGGCCGCGCTCCCGCCTACATGCTGCTGGCCATCCCGCTGCTGTTGGGCACATTCACGCCCGCGCAGCCGCTGGGGGCGGCCAGCCTGGCGGGCCGCGCCGATGCGCTGGGCGGCTTCCAGCAGGGACGGCTGGCCCAGGGCGACACGCGCATGTGGGATCTGCTCGACTGGGGCATTGCGGCCAGCACGCAGCAGCTGCCCGAGGCTGGCGCACCCGCATATGTGGAGGGGTTTGTGTTTCGCCCGCGCGGCTCGCAGGTGGTGTACGTGGCGCGCTACGTGGTGGCGTGCTGCGCCGCCGATGCTAGCGCGGTGGGCATGCCCCTGGTGGGCGCGGGCGTGGATGCGCTGGCCGATGACCAGTGGGTGGCGGTGGATGGCGTGCTCTCCAGCACGCTCGTGGATGGCGAGGTGCGGCCCGCGATCGCGGCCCGCGCGATCAGGCCGATCGCGCTGCCGGGCGACCCCTATCTCTCCCCGCGCTAG
- a CDS encoding permease, producing the protein MADVFWAAGARRLAPSARMRRAGLWGAAALLAAALWLGSGLLVPAALAGLAGRLRGFVTVFLGIFFEALPFLLAGVVVSAAIELYLTPERIQRAAPRGALGAALLGALLGLAFPVCECGAVPAARRLMQKGAHPALGIAFVLAAPVVNPVVIISTAVAFVGTLGWGFVAWRVGLTLVVAMAVAMALGGSATARDALWAHLGALDAHAGHHHHEHGAGWLAHLLGHAREEFFEMSRFLVIGGLLAAALQTFISPAALTALGQGPVLSVLAMMLLAAALSICSTVDAFVALSFVGSFAPSALLAFLVFGPMVDIKSVLMFTSTFPPRAVAGLVLLSAALVAAACVALNLLGAL; encoded by the coding sequence ATGGCAGATGTATTTTGGGCCGCTGGCGCGCGGCGGCTGGCGCCGAGCGCGCGCATGCGCCGCGCGGGCCTGTGGGGCGCGGCGGCGCTGCTGGCGGCGGCGCTGTGGCTGGGCAGCGGGCTGCTGGTGCCCGCCGCGCTGGCGGGGCTGGCCGGGCGGCTGCGCGGCTTTGTGACGGTGTTCCTGGGCATCTTCTTCGAGGCGCTGCCCTTTCTGCTGGCGGGCGTGGTGGTCTCGGCGGCGATCGAGCTGTATCTTACGCCCGAGCGCATCCAGCGGGCGGCGCCGCGCGGCGCGCTGGGGGCGGCGCTGCTGGGCGCGCTGCTGGGGCTGGCCTTCCCGGTGTGCGAGTGCGGCGCGGTGCCCGCCGCCCGCCGCCTGATGCAGAAGGGCGCCCACCCCGCGCTGGGCATCGCCTTCGTGCTGGCCGCGCCGGTGGTGAACCCGGTGGTGATCATCAGCACGGCGGTGGCGTTTGTCGGCACGCTGGGCTGGGGCTTTGTGGCATGGCGCGTGGGGCTGACGCTGGTGGTGGCGATGGCGGTGGCGATGGCCCTGGGCGGCAGCGCCACGGCGCGTGATGCGCTGTGGGCGCACCTGGGTGCGCTGGATGCCCACGCGGGCCACCACCACCACGAGCATGGCGCGGGCTGGCTGGCGCACCTGTTAGGCCATGCCCGCGAGGAGTTTTTCGAGATGAGTCGCTTTCTGGTGATCGGCGGGCTGCTGGCGGCGGCGCTCCAGACCTTCATCTCCCCGGCGGCGCTCACGGCGCTTGGCCAGGGGCCAGTGCTCTCGGTGCTAGCCATGATGCTGCTGGCAGCGGCGCTCTCGATCTGCTCGACGGTGGATGCTTTTGTGGCGCTCTCGTTCGTGGGCAGCTTCGCCCCCAGCGCGCTGCTGGCCTTCCTCGTCTTTGGCCCGATGGTCGATATCAAGAGCGTGCTGATGTTCACCAGCACGTTTCCGCCCCGCGCAGTGGCCGGGCTGGTGCTGCTGAGCGCGGCGCTGGTGGCGGCGGCCTGCGTGGCGCTGAACCTGCTGGGGGCGCTATGA
- a CDS encoding adhesin: protein MKLVSPALARWAALLAVASLSLAACASTPAASTPAASQATAPAAEATAATPAAAEATAAPAAKLHAVTTMSILADMVRNVGGDRVEAENIIPIGAGPEDYQATPQDAQKIAEADILFYNGFGLEDWLTPLFESAGKPDMPRVAVAEGLTGIDADEEFAQGNPHFWMSAANGMAYVENIRKALVQADPAGEASYNANAAAYAAKLQALNDELKQQAAALPESQRKLVTNHDAFPYFAQEYGFTVVGNILTNPEAQPSAGELAKLIEEIKAQGVKAVFSESQFSTALSETLAKEAGAQVVANLYTDTLGEPGTEGGSYIDMLRYDMKTVVDALK from the coding sequence ATGAAGCTCGTCTCACCTGCCCTGGCCCGCTGGGCCGCCCTACTGGCCGTGGCCAGCCTGAGCCTGGCCGCCTGCGCCAGCACGCCCGCAGCCAGCACACCTGCAGCATCCCAAGCTACTGCGCCCGCAGCCGAGGCCACCGCAGCCACCCCAGCCGCAGCCGAGGCCACCGCAGCGCCCGCAGCCAAGCTGCATGCCGTCACCACCATGAGCATTCTGGCCGACATGGTGCGCAACGTGGGCGGCGACCGCGTGGAGGCCGAGAACATCATCCCGATCGGGGCCGGGCCAGAGGACTACCAGGCCACCCCGCAGGACGCCCAGAAGATCGCCGAGGCCGACATCCTGTTCTACAACGGCTTTGGCCTGGAGGACTGGCTCACCCCACTGTTCGAGAGCGCAGGCAAGCCCGACATGCCCAGGGTGGCCGTGGCCGAGGGCCTGACCGGCATCGACGCCGACGAGGAGTTCGCGCAGGGCAACCCGCACTTCTGGATGAGCGCGGCCAACGGCATGGCCTATGTCGAGAACATCCGCAAGGCCCTGGTGCAGGCCGACCCGGCGGGCGAGGCCAGCTACAACGCCAACGCCGCCGCCTATGCCGCCAAGCTCCAGGCCCTGAACGACGAGCTAAAGCAGCAGGCCGCCGCCCTTCCCGAATCCCAGCGCAAGCTGGTGACCAACCACGACGCCTTCCCCTACTTCGCGCAGGAGTACGGCTTCACCGTGGTGGGCAACATCCTCACCAACCCCGAGGCCCAGCCCTCCGCAGGCGAGCTAGCCAAGCTGATCGAGGAGATCAAGGCCCAGGGCGTCAAGGCGGTGTTCTCCGAGTCGCAGTTCAGCACCGCCCTGAGCGAGACTCTAGCCAAGGAGGCGGGCGCGCAGGTGGTGGCCAACCTCTACACCGACACGCTGGGCGAGCCGGGCACCGAGGGCGGCAGCTACATCGACATGCTACGCTACGACATGAAGACCGTGGTCGACGCGCTCAAGTAG